A region from the Citrobacter koseri ATCC BAA-895 genome encodes:
- a CDS encoding phosphoethanolamine transferase, translated as MNLTLKDSLIARSRAISPWTGFYFLQSLLINLASGYPFSLFYTAAFTCLLLLLWRTSPRAQKVLIGLCSLIAAMYFPFGQAYGSPNFNTLLALHSTNVEESTEILTIFPWYNYLVGLFIFALGVIAVRRKQETEKKAWRVVDSVCLLFSLIAFFVAPVQNLAWGGVFKLKDTGYPVFRFVKDVIVNNNEVIEEQERMAKLSGMKDTWTVTAVKPRYHTYVVVIGESARRDAMGAFGGHWDNTPFASTANGYFFMDYVAASGSTQKSLGLTLNRVVDNKPQFQDNFVTLANRAGFQTWWFSNQGQIGEYDTAIASIAKRADEAHFLKSGDFEADKNTRDDALLKMTAQVLETERTQPQLIVLHLMGSHPQACDRTQGKYDVFVQSKETSCYLYTMTQTDALLGKLYAQLRNSGDSFSMVYFSDHGLAFKERGKEVQYLAHDDRYQQNFQVPFMVLSSDDKAHRVIKARRSANDFLGFFSQWTGISAKEIKTKYRFISEQKAGPVFITNFKLQKVDYNHLGTDIFSTKQR; from the coding sequence ATGAATTTAACCCTCAAAGACTCGCTTATTGCCCGCAGCAGGGCCATTAGCCCGTGGACTGGCTTCTACTTTTTACAGTCGCTGCTGATTAACCTCGCGTCGGGCTACCCGTTTAGCCTGTTCTATACAGCGGCCTTTACCTGCCTATTGCTGTTGCTCTGGCGCACCTCGCCGCGCGCGCAAAAGGTGTTGATCGGGCTATGCTCGCTGATCGCCGCCATGTATTTCCCGTTCGGCCAGGCCTACGGCTCGCCAAACTTTAATACGCTGCTGGCGCTGCATTCGACCAACGTGGAAGAGTCCACCGAAATCCTGACCATCTTCCCGTGGTACAACTATCTGGTAGGCCTCTTTATCTTTGCACTGGGCGTGATTGCCGTTCGCCGTAAGCAAGAGACGGAGAAAAAAGCCTGGCGCGTTGTGGACAGCGTGTGTCTGCTGTTCAGCCTCATCGCCTTTTTTGTCGCGCCGGTGCAAAACCTGGCGTGGGGCGGCGTGTTTAAATTAAAAGACACCGGCTACCCGGTTTTTCGCTTCGTGAAGGATGTCATCGTTAACAACAATGAGGTGATTGAGGAGCAAGAGCGGATGGCGAAGCTGTCCGGGATGAAGGATACCTGGACGGTCACTGCGGTTAAGCCCCGATACCATACCTACGTGGTGGTGATCGGTGAAAGCGCTCGGCGTGACGCAATGGGCGCATTCGGCGGTCACTGGGATAACACCCCGTTCGCCAGTACCGCCAACGGTTATTTTTTCATGGATTACGTTGCCGCCAGCGGCTCAACGCAAAAATCGCTCGGTTTAACGCTCAACCGCGTGGTCGACAACAAGCCGCAATTCCAGGATAACTTTGTGACGCTGGCCAACCGTGCCGGTTTCCAGACCTGGTGGTTCTCGAATCAGGGGCAAATCGGCGAATACGATACGGCTATCGCCAGCATCGCGAAACGTGCCGATGAAGCGCACTTCCTGAAAAGCGGAGACTTCGAAGCCGACAAGAATACGCGTGACGATGCGCTGTTAAAAATGACCGCTCAGGTACTGGAGACAGAACGCACGCAGCCGCAGTTAATCGTGCTGCACCTGATGGGATCGCACCCGCAGGCCTGCGATCGCACGCAGGGAAAATACGACGTTTTCGTGCAGTCGAAAGAGACCTCTTGCTACCTGTACACCATGACCCAAACGGACGCGCTGCTGGGAAAACTGTACGCGCAGTTGCGTAACAGCGGCGACAGCTTCTCTATGGTCTACTTCTCGGATCATGGCCTCGCATTTAAAGAGCGCGGGAAAGAGGTGCAGTATCTGGCGCATGACGACAGGTATCAGCAGAATTTTCAGGTGCCGTTTATGGTGCTTTCCAGCGATGACAAAGCGCATCGCGTGATTAAAGCGCGCCGCTCGGCAAATGATTTCTTAGGCTTTTTCTCGCAATGGACGGGGATCAGCGCGAAGGAGATTAAAACCAAATACCGTTTTATCTCTGAGCAGAAAGCCGGACCGGTCTTCATCACCAACTTCAAGTTGCAGAAGGTGGATTACAACCATCTGGGTACGGATATTTTTAGTACCAAACAGCGCTAA
- the ompX gene encoding outer membrane protein OmpX, translated as MKKIACLSALAAVLAISAGTAVAATSTVTGGYAQSDAQGAANKMNGFNLKYRYEQDNNPLGVIGSFTYTEKDRTNGAGDYNKTQYYGLTAGPAYRLNDWASIYGVVGVGYGKFQTAATPADKHDTSDYGFSYGAGLQFNPIENVALDFSYEQSRIRNVDVGTWIAGVGYRF; from the coding sequence ATGAAAAAAATTGCATGTCTTTCAGCACTGGCCGCTGTTCTGGCTATTTCCGCAGGTACTGCTGTAGCTGCTACTTCTACCGTTACGGGTGGTTACGCTCAGAGCGATGCTCAGGGCGCAGCGAACAAAATGAACGGTTTTAACCTGAAGTATCGCTACGAGCAGGACAACAACCCGCTGGGCGTAATCGGTTCCTTCACCTACACAGAAAAAGATCGTACTAACGGTGCTGGCGATTACAACAAAACTCAGTACTACGGCCTCACCGCCGGCCCTGCTTACCGTCTGAACGACTGGGCAAGCATCTACGGTGTTGTTGGTGTGGGTTACGGTAAATTCCAGACTGCTGCCACTCCGGCTGACAAACACGACACCAGCGACTACGGTTTCTCCTACGGTGCCGGTTTGCAGTTCAACCCGATCGAAAACGTTGCGCTGGACTTCTCCTATGAGCAGAGCCGTATCCGTAACGTGGACGTCGGCACCTGGATCGCCGGTGTTGGTTACCGCTTCTAA
- the mntS gene encoding manganase accumulation protein MntS — protein MNEFKRCMRVFSHSPFKVRLMLLSMLCDMINGKPEQDQPSSK, from the coding sequence ATGAACGAATTTAAGAGGTGTATGCGCGTGTTTAGCCACTCTCCCTTTAAAGTACGGTTAATGCTGCTGTCCATGCTGTGTGACATGATCAACGGCAAACCCGAGCAGGATCAGCCCTCGTCAAAATAA
- the mntR gene encoding manganese-binding transcriptional regulator MntR, with protein sequence MSRRAGTPTTKKVTQLVNVEEHVEGFRQVREAHRRELIDDYVELISDLIIEVGEARQVDMAARLGVSQPTVAKMLKRLASVGLIEMIPWRGVFLTAEGEKLAQESRERHQIVENFLLVLGVSPEIARRDAEGMEHHVSQETLEAFRLFTQKHGTPSE encoded by the coding sequence ATGAGTCGTCGCGCAGGTACGCCAACAACAAAAAAAGTGACGCAATTAGTGAATGTCGAAGAACACGTCGAAGGGTTCCGCCAGGTCAGGGAAGCGCATCGCCGTGAACTGATTGATGACTACGTTGAGCTGATTTCCGATTTAATTATCGAGGTCGGTGAAGCGCGTCAGGTTGATATGGCGGCGCGACTTGGCGTTTCCCAGCCGACAGTCGCCAAGATGCTCAAGCGTCTGGCGTCGGTAGGGCTTATCGAAATGATCCCCTGGCGCGGGGTATTCTTGACCGCAGAAGGCGAGAAGCTGGCGCAGGAAAGCCGTGAACGCCACCAGATCGTGGAAAACTTTTTACTGGTGCTGGGTGTCAGCCCGGAAATCGCACGCCGCGATGCGGAAGGGATGGAGCACCATGTAAGTCAGGAAACGCTTGAGGCTTTCCGCCTGTTTACGCAAAAGCACGGAACGCCTTCTGAATGA